Below is a genomic region from Dehalococcoidia bacterium.
ATCGTCATCCTTGGCGCGATCGCTGGTGCCCATGACCATTTTTCCGCCGAGGATATCCACTCAGCGATCGCGGAAGACAACCCGGGCATCAACCTCTCGACGGTGTACCGGACGCTCGAGACCTTTGAGCGGCATCACTTAGTGCGGCGGACTGACCTCGGGCTTGGCCGGATCGTCTATCACTGGTCGGGACGTCTCTCTCACCATCATCTGGTCTGTCACGCCTGCGGCCGTATCGTCGAGATCGAGGACGACGCCCTCGACCCGCTCAAGCGCGAGCTGGAGCGGCGCTACGCCTTTCACGCCGATCTTAACCACCAGTCGATCTTTGGACATTGCGCCGACTGTCTCAATCATGACGACGCCGAGGAAGGCTTGCCGAGCGAAAAACCTTAAGCTATACTTCACGTTACCATGGTATCGGCAAGCACGAATGGTCTCCAGCCGCCGCGCGCGCGCACCTTCGGCATCGGCGAGGCGGTCGAACGCCTTCGTGCCGAGTTTCCCGACGTCAGCATCAGCAGCCTTCGCTTTCTCGAGCGCGAAGGGCTGCTCGGCCCGCGCCGCACCGCCGGCGGTCACCGGCTCTTTTCCGAGGAAGACCTCGAGCGCGTCCGGCTTATCAAGCGTCAGCAACAGCAGCACCGGTCGCTTGCCGAGATCCGCGAACTGCTTGCTCGGCGCGACCGCCTCGGCACCCCTGCCGAGCTTGCCGACCGCTTTGTCGACGCCATCGCCGCCCGCGACGTGCGTCGCGCCTACGACTTGATCGACGAGGCGGGCCGCGTCGGGGTGTCGATGCGGACGATCTGTCTTGAGATCCTGACCCCGGCGCTGGTGAAGATCGGCGACCTATGGGCACGGGGCGAGCTTGATGTCGCGCACGAACATCTCGCCAGCGCCGTCGTGCGCGATCTCCTCTCCGCTCTTCGTGCCTATCAGCTGCCGGTTCGGCCGAATGGACGCGTTGCAGTCGCTGCCTGCGCTGCTCACGAGCGGCACGAGCTTGGGCTGCGCATGGTCGCTGCCCTGCTCGAGCAGGAAGGCTGGACGGTGCACTTCCTCGGCGCCGACACTCCGCTGGCCAGCACGCTGCAGATGGTGGCGGACAATCAGGCCGACCTGCTCTTGATCTCGGTCGGCGAGCCGTCCAGCCGGGCATTCGTCGAAGCGGTCGCCCATGAGATCGCCTCCTGGTCTCCAAGCAAACGGCCAAAACTGGTCATCGGCGGACGCGCCGCCGCTGAGGCCGCGGCCGGCCTGCCGGTCGACTTCGTCGCCACCAGCGCCGAGCACCTGCTCGCTTGGCCTGAGCTTCGCGCCTCGCGTCGCCCTCAGCCGTCATAAATGGCGCGCATCGTTGTCATCGGCGCCGGGATCGGCGGGCTGACCGCTGCGGCGCTCCTCGCTCGGCGCGGACATGACGTCACCGTCCTCGAGCGCCATGTCGATGCCGGCGGCTGCGCGGCGACATTCTTTTACCAGCGCTTTCTGTTCGATTGCGGGGCGACCCTTGCCGGCGGCTTCCGCGAGGGCGGTCCGCACCAGCAGGTCGCGGCGGCCCTCGCGATCCGCTGGCCAGTCCGCCCGGTCGACCCCGCGATGATCGTCCAGATCGGTGACGACCGGATCACGCGCTGGGCCGACCCCGCTGCTTGGCGCGACGAGCGGCGGCGTGCCTTCCCCTCGCCTGCTGCCGAGCGCTTCTGGCAGGCCCAGGAGGCGCTCGCGGATCAGCTCTGGGCGCTGGCGGCGCGGCGCCCGCCTTGGCCGCCGGCCGGGCTTGCCGACCTGCTCGCCCTTGCAGGCTGTCTTCGCCTTGGCGATGTGCGCCTGCTGCCGGCGCTCGGGCGCACTGCTCGCGAGATGCTTCCGCCTGACCTGCCCTTGCTTGCGGCGTTTGTCGATGCGCAGCTGCTCATCTCGGCGCAAACGCTCGCCGCGGAGACAGTGTGGCCGTATGCTGCTGTCGCCCTCGACCTTGCGCGCCAAGGTGTTGTCGAAGTGGAAGGCGGCATCGGCGCTCTTGCCCGCACCGTGGCAGCGGCGCTCCGCCGCGATGGCGGGCGGCTGTTGACGAAGCGTGAAGTCACGGCGCTCAGTTGGCGCGGCGACCGGGTCGATGGCGTCATCACGCAGCGGGGGGAGCGGTATCCGGCCGAGGTCGTCATCGCCAATCTGACGCCGTGGAATCTTGTCCAGCTGCTGGGCGACCGCGCGCCAGCGCGCCTGCGCCGGCGCATCGCTGCCCTCCCCGTCGGCTGGGGCGCCTTCACGCTCTATCTCGGTGTTCCCGCGGACGCAGTTCCGCCCGGCACGCCGACCCATTACCAGCTTGTGGTCGACCCGAGCGCGCCGTTAGGCGAGGGCAACAGCCTCTTCATCTCGCTCTCCCCCGAGTGGGACCACAGGCGCGCGCCCGCCGGCTTTCGGACGGTGACGATCTCAACCCACACTGCGGTCGCCCCCTGGTGGTCGCTTGATCGCGCAGCCTATCTTGAGCGGCGCGCCCGCTACACGGAGCGGCTCCTTGCCGCTGCGGCCCAGGTGCTGCCCGCCGTCCGCGCCGCCACCCTCGTCCTGCCGGGCACGCCGCGGACCTTCGAGCGATTCACCCGGCGCTACCGCGGTCTCGTCGGCGGGTTCGGCCAGCGCAGCCTGTGGAGCAGCCTCTCGCCGCGCACCGGGGTGCCGAACGTAGTGCTTGTCGGCGACTCGATCTTCCCCGGGCAGAGCACGGCCGCGGTCTCACTCGGCGCGCTGCGCGTCGCCGACCTTGTCGATGCGCTCGTCGGCAGCGCGACCTCGCGGCGCGTTGAGAACCGGCGCCCAGTTCGTTATACTTCTCAGCAGCCTGTGCCTGTAGCTCAGTGGATAGAGCGCTACCCTGCGGAGGTAGAGGCCGTGGGTTCGACCCCCGCCAGGCACGCCGAGTTTTCTTGACAAGCAGCGCAAAGATCGGTAGGCTGCTCTGCAGTCAGACAATATCTGGCGACGACGGGGAGTAGTACGCGCCCGCGTGGATGCCAGCGAGTTGGGGAGCGGTGCGAGCCCAACCTTCCAGCGGCGCGGAACTCGCCCCAGAGCTGTTTGTGCCAACCGCGCAACGCTGCGCGTAGTAGTGCAAGCCGGGTGCGCCCGATAGCGCGCAGTGAGTGGGTGCTTCGGCATCAACAAGGGTGGTACCGCGGGAACGCTCCCGTCCCTTTGGACGAGGAGCGTTTTTCGATCGGGCCGCCGCCGAGCGCCAATGAGGGTGGTACCGCGGGGCTGTGCTCTCGTCCCTCCGGGGACGAGAGCTTTTTTTCTGTCGCCGGCAACGACGCCGGATCGTTTCCCAACGACGGAACGCACGGAAATAGCGGGCGCACTCCGCCGCAGGGGCGAGGCGCCACAGCCCGGCTGCGCTCCAAGCGCAGCCGGCAAGGAGGCAGACGCATGGCGGCGAACAAACATACGCTCATCCTGCTGGTCCGCAACCGACCCGGGGTCCTGACCCGGATCGCCAGCCTGTTCCGGCGGCGGCTGATCAATATCGAAAGTCTTGCCGTCGGCCATAGCGAAACGCCGGGCATGAGCCGCATGACGATCGGTGTGGACGCAGAAAACATCACCATGGACCAAATCGTCAAGCAGTGTCAGAAACTGGTTGATGTGGTGAAAGTGGTTGATGTCTCGGCTGAAGAGACAGTCCAGCACGAACTGGCGATGATCATGGTCGAGTGCCCGCCGGAAAAGCGGGCGGAGCTTGTGGCGCTTGCAGAGATCTACAAAAGCTCCATCGTCGATGTCGGACCGGACGCGATGATCATCGAGACTGTCGGTGAGGAGGCCAAAGTCGACTCCCTGATCGACCTCCTAGCGCCGTACGGCATCCGCGAAATTGTCCGCACGGGGCGAGTGGCGATGGTGCGGACCGGTGCCGCCATCGATGACGGACGCAAGCGCTTCATCCGCGCTATCGGCGCATAAGGAGGAGTGTCTTGGCTCGACTCTATTACGACAGCGACGCCGACCTTTCCCTCATTGAGGGGCGGCGCATCGCTATCATCGGCTACGGCAGCCAAGGTCACGCGCACGCGCTCAATCTCCGCGATAGCGGGCTAGACGTGCGCGTTGGGCTCTATCCCGGCAGCAAGAGCTGGGCGCGCGCGCAGGCAGCGGGGCTGCCCGTTCGGACGGTGAGCGAGGCTGCGGCGGAGGCCGACATCATCATGCTGCTCATCCCCGACACCAGCCAGCCGAAGGTGTATCGCGAGGAAATTGCCCCCCATCTCACCCCGGGCAAGATGCTGATGTTCGCCCACGGGTTCAACATCCACTACGGGCAGATCGACCCGCCCCGCGAAGTCGATGTGACGATGATCGCTCCGAAGGGCCCGGGCCATCTCCTGCGCTCGGTCTACACCGAAGGCGGCGGGGTGCCGTGCCTGATTGCCGTCCATCACGATGCGACCGGGATGGCGCACGCGCGGGCGCTCGCCTATGCCAAAGGCATCGGCGGCACGCGCGCTGGGGTGCTCGAAACCACCTTCAAAGAAGAGACCGAGACCGACCTCTTCGGCGAACAGACGGTGCTTTGCGGCGGGATCTCGGCACTCGTTAAGGCGGGGTTCGAGACGCTCGTCGAGGCAGGCTACCAGCCCGAGTCGGCCTATTTCGAATGCCTTCACGAGCTGAAGCTGATCGTCGACCTGATGTACCAAGGCGGTCTTGCCTACATGCGCTACAGCATCAGCGACACCGCGGAGTATGGCGACTACGTCAGCGGGCCGCGCGTGATCGATGCCAGTGTCAAAGCGCGCATGAAGGAGATCTTGCGCGAGATCCAAGACGGCACCTTCGCGAGCCGCTGGATCTTGGAGAACCAAGCGAACCGTCCGCATTTCAACGCGCTGCGGCGTCTTGAGGCGGAGCACCCGATCGAGAAGGTCGGCAAGCAGCTCCGCGGAATGATGAGCTGGCTCCAGAGGCCGGCAGAGTAAGCAGGAGGGGAAGATGGATCGAGTCTTGATATTCGACACGACGCTGCGCGATGGCGAGCAATCGCCGGGCTGCACGCTCAATGTCGAGGAGAAGCTGGAGATCGCCCACGCCCTCGCCCGCCTCGGCGTCGACATCATCGAAGGCGGCTTTCCGATCAGCTCGCCGGGCGACTTCGAAGCCGTCCGCCTGATGGCGGAGCAGATCCGCGATGTCCAGATCTGCGGGCTGGCGCGCGCGCTGCCGGCCGATATCGATCGCGCGGCCGAAGCGCTCAAGTCCGCTGCGAACGGCCGGATTCATGTGTTCATCTCTTCCTCCGATATCCATCTGATGCACCAGATGCGTAAGGGGCGAGAGGAGGTCCTCGAGCAGACGCGCGCGATGGTCCGGCGGGCGCGCAACTACACCGACAACGTCGAGTTCAGCCCCATGGACGCCACCCGCTCTGACCCCGACTATGTCGTCGAACTGCTGAACGTGGCGGTCGAAGAAGGGGCGACAACACTCAACATCCCGGATACCGTCGGCTACGCCACGCCGGAGGAGTACTTCGCCCTGATCCAGAAAATCATGAACGAGGTCAAGGGGATCGAGAAGTGCATCGTCAGCACCCACACCCACAACGACCTCGGCCTTGCAGTCGCCAACGCCCTCGCGGGGATCCGGGCGGGAGCGCGTCAGGTCGAATGCACCATCAACGGCATCGGCGAGCGGGCTGGCAACGCAGCGCTGGAAGAGATCGTGATGGCGCTGCGGACGCGGCGCGACTTTTACCGCATCGACACCAAGATCGACACCACCCAGATCTACCGGGTCAGCCGGCTTGTCGCTGACCGCACGGGGATGGTGGTGCAGGCCAACAAGGCGATCGTCGGCCTCAACGCGTTCCGCCACGAGTCTGGCATCCATCAGGACGGCATCCTGAAGGAGCGCTCGACTTATGAGATTATGGACCCGGCCTCTATCGGCTGGCCGGCAAGCCAGCTCGTGCTCGGCAAGCACTCCGGCCGCCATGCGCTCAAGCAGCGGCTCCTGGAGCTGGGCTACGAGCTGAGCGAGGAGGACCTGAACCGCACCTTTGTCCGCTTCAAGGAGCTTGCCGACCAGAAAAAGGAAGTGTCCGACCGTGACCTCGAGGCGCTGGTTGCCGAAGAGCATCGTATCCAGTCGGAGACGTGGAAACTCGATCACGTCCAAGTGACGTGCGGCGACCACAGCATCGCGACAGCAACGGTGCGGCTGATCGACCCCGAAGGACGCATGATCACCGACGCGGATACGGGCACCGGGCCGGTCGACGCCGTCTACCGCGCTATCAATCGGATCATCGGCGTGCCGAACGTACTCTCAGAGTTTTCCGTCAAGTCGGTGACGGAGGGGATCGATGCCATCGGCGAAGTGACCATCCGGATCGACCATGATGGGCAGTCGTACATTGGCCGCGGCGCGAGCACCGATATTATCGTTGCCTCCGCGCGCGCGTATATGAACGCGCTCAACCGCCTC
It encodes:
- a CDS encoding transcriptional repressor translates to MTDPLASRVRAEHAALLRSRGLRVTPQRIVILGAIAGAHDHFSAEDIHSAIAEDNPGINLSTVYRTLETFERHHLVRRTDLGLGRIVYHWSGRLSHHHLVCHACGRIVEIEDDALDPLKRELERRYAFHADLNHQSIFGHCADCLNHDDAEEGLPSEKP
- a CDS encoding cobalamin-dependent protein (Presence of a B(12) (cobalamin)-binding domain implies dependence on cobalamin itself, in one of its several forms, or in some unusual lineages, dependence on a cobalamin-like analog.), which encodes MVSASTNGLQPPRARTFGIGEAVERLRAEFPDVSISSLRFLEREGLLGPRRTAGGHRLFSEEDLERVRLIKRQQQQHRSLAEIRELLARRDRLGTPAELADRFVDAIAARDVRRAYDLIDEAGRVGVSMRTICLEILTPALVKIGDLWARGELDVAHEHLASAVVRDLLSALRAYQLPVRPNGRVAVAACAAHERHELGLRMVAALLEQEGWTVHFLGADTPLASTLQMVADNQADLLLISVGEPSSRAFVEAVAHEIASWSPSKRPKLVIGGRAAAEAAAGLPVDFVATSAEHLLAWPELRASRRPQPS
- the ilvN gene encoding acetolactate synthase small subunit; this translates as MAANKHTLILLVRNRPGVLTRIASLFRRRLINIESLAVGHSETPGMSRMTIGVDAENITMDQIVKQCQKLVDVVKVVDVSAEETVQHELAMIMVECPPEKRAELVALAEIYKSSIVDVGPDAMIIETVGEEAKVDSLIDLLAPYGIREIVRTGRVAMVRTGAAIDDGRKRFIRAIGA
- the ilvC gene encoding ketol-acid reductoisomerase — encoded protein: MARLYYDSDADLSLIEGRRIAIIGYGSQGHAHALNLRDSGLDVRVGLYPGSKSWARAQAAGLPVRTVSEAAAEADIIMLLIPDTSQPKVYREEIAPHLTPGKMLMFAHGFNIHYGQIDPPREVDVTMIAPKGPGHLLRSVYTEGGGVPCLIAVHHDATGMAHARALAYAKGIGGTRAGVLETTFKEETETDLFGEQTVLCGGISALVKAGFETLVEAGYQPESAYFECLHELKLIVDLMYQGGLAYMRYSISDTAEYGDYVSGPRVIDASVKARMKEILREIQDGTFASRWILENQANRPHFNALRRLEAEHPIEKVGKQLRGMMSWLQRPAE
- a CDS encoding 2-isopropylmalate synthase, which codes for MDRVLIFDTTLRDGEQSPGCTLNVEEKLEIAHALARLGVDIIEGGFPISSPGDFEAVRLMAEQIRDVQICGLARALPADIDRAAEALKSAANGRIHVFISSSDIHLMHQMRKGREEVLEQTRAMVRRARNYTDNVEFSPMDATRSDPDYVVELLNVAVEEGATTLNIPDTVGYATPEEYFALIQKIMNEVKGIEKCIVSTHTHNDLGLAVANALAGIRAGARQVECTINGIGERAGNAALEEIVMALRTRRDFYRIDTKIDTTQIYRVSRLVADRTGMVVQANKAIVGLNAFRHESGIHQDGILKERSTYEIMDPASIGWPASQLVLGKHSGRHALKQRLLELGYELSEEDLNRTFVRFKELADQKKEVSDRDLEALVAEEHRIQSETWKLDHVQVTCGDHSIATATVRLIDPEGRMITDADTGTGPVDAVYRAINRIIGVPNVLSEFSVKSVTEGIDAIGEVTIRIDHDGQSYIGRGASTDIIVASARAYMNALNRLLSNREVSTAKIVRTVTP